A part of Mycolicibacterium sp. TUM20985 genomic DNA contains:
- the scnC gene encoding thiocyanate hydrolase subunit gamma gives MTDHAHDHDHDHDRTVKPMVDEVTDFEVLEIALRELCIEKGIFTAEEHRLFTEFAEQIGPTPAARLVARAWLDPDFHRLALDEPMTASKEVGVDWLEPTGFGTPSDFTAFQILADTPTVHHVIVCALCSCYPRPILGNSPEWYRTPNYRRRLVRWPRQVLSEFGLYLGDDVEVRVQDSNQKHRFMVMPMRPAGTDGWTEDQLVEIITRDCLIGVALPKPGVTTNVITATRAAMHPTGE, from the coding sequence ATGACCGATCACGCCCATGATCACGACCACGATCACGATCGCACCGTCAAGCCCATGGTCGACGAGGTCACCGACTTCGAAGTCCTCGAGATCGCGCTCCGCGAGCTGTGCATCGAGAAGGGCATCTTCACCGCCGAGGAGCACCGGCTGTTCACGGAGTTCGCCGAGCAGATCGGCCCCACTCCGGCAGCCCGGTTGGTGGCCCGCGCGTGGCTCGATCCCGACTTCCATCGGCTAGCACTCGACGAACCGATGACCGCCAGCAAGGAAGTCGGCGTCGACTGGCTCGAGCCGACCGGATTCGGCACCCCCAGTGACTTCACGGCCTTCCAGATCCTCGCGGACACCCCCACGGTGCACCACGTGATCGTGTGCGCGCTCTGCTCGTGCTACCCGCGGCCGATCCTCGGGAACTCCCCCGAGTGGTATCGCACGCCCAACTACCGCAGGCGACTCGTCCGCTGGCCGCGTCAGGTGCTCTCGGAGTTCGGGCTCTACCTCGGCGACGACGTCGAGGTCCGGGTGCAGGACTCCAACCAGAAGCACCGCTTCATGGTGATGCCCATGCGGCCGGCCGGAACCGACGGCTGGACCGAGGATCAGCTAGTCGAGATCATCACGCGCGACTGCCTGATCGGCGTTGCACTGCCGAAGCCGGGCGTGACGACCAACGTCATCACCGCGACCCGCGCCGCGATGCACCCGACCGGAGAATGA
- a CDS encoding NAD-dependent epimerase/dehydratase family protein, whose protein sequence is MTALVIGGNGYLGSHVTRQLVADGQDVRVMVRAGANTVGIDDLDVTRFIGDIWDDAVLREAMTGCDVVYYCVVDTRGWLKDPAPLFRTNVEGTRNVLQIAKDAGLQRFIFTSSYVTVGRKRGRMATEDDVIEDRRLTPYVRSRVQAENLVMQYVRDHGLPAVAMCVSTTYGAGDWGRTPHGAIIAGAAFGKLPFVMSGIELEAVGIDDAARALVLAAQKGRVGERYLISEKMISNAEVVRIAADAVGVPPPAKSLPLAMSWAFAVLGSAKARLTGTDEQLSIGSLRLMRAEAPVDCTKAKRELGWQPGPVEDSIREAATFWVRLRDTKRRSKQAG, encoded by the coding sequence GTGACCGCGCTGGTGATCGGCGGCAACGGCTACCTCGGGTCGCACGTCACCCGGCAGCTGGTCGCCGACGGGCAGGACGTTCGCGTGATGGTGCGGGCCGGCGCCAACACCGTCGGAATCGACGACCTGGACGTCACGCGGTTCATCGGTGACATCTGGGACGACGCCGTGCTGCGCGAGGCGATGACGGGCTGCGACGTCGTCTACTACTGCGTCGTGGACACCCGCGGGTGGCTGAAGGACCCCGCTCCGCTCTTCCGCACCAACGTCGAGGGCACCCGCAACGTGCTCCAGATCGCGAAAGACGCTGGGCTACAGCGCTTCATCTTCACCAGCAGTTACGTGACCGTGGGACGCAAACGCGGTCGCATGGCCACCGAGGACGACGTGATCGAAGACCGGCGGCTGACGCCGTATGTCCGGTCGCGGGTCCAGGCCGAGAACCTCGTCATGCAGTACGTCCGCGATCACGGTTTGCCCGCCGTCGCGATGTGCGTGTCGACGACCTACGGCGCGGGCGACTGGGGGCGTACGCCGCACGGGGCGATCATCGCCGGAGCGGCGTTCGGCAAGTTGCCCTTCGTAATGAGTGGCATCGAGTTGGAGGCCGTTGGGATCGACGACGCCGCAAGGGCTTTGGTCCTGGCGGCACAGAAGGGACGCGTCGGCGAGCGCTACCTGATCTCGGAGAAGATGATCTCCAATGCCGAGGTGGTTCGCATCGCCGCGGATGCCGTCGGGGTGCCGCCGCCAGCGAAGTCCCTGCCGCTGGCGATGTCGTGGGCGTTCGCGGTGCTCGGCAGCGCCAAGGCGCGACTGACGGGGACCGACGAGCAGCTGTCGATTGGCTCGTTGCGGCTGATGCGCGCGGAGGCGCCGGTCGACTGCACCAAGGCCAAGCGCGAACTCGGTTGGCAGCCAGGGCCCGTCGAGGATTCGATCCGGGAGGCCGCCACGTTCTGGGTCCGGCTCCGAGACACAAAGCGCAGGAGCAAGCAGGCTGGTTGA
- a CDS encoding SpoIIAA family protein, with amino-acid sequence MIDVDLDTEHAILHIRPESSLEEGDFTRLATIVDPFIETVGGLSGLIIDAPKFPGWESFGAMVTHIRFVRDHHKDVKKIAVVTDSHLGDVAEYLAIHFISAEIRHFPAGDVEAARQWITAG; translated from the coding sequence ATGATTGACGTCGACTTGGATACCGAGCACGCGATCTTGCACATCAGGCCGGAATCCTCGCTGGAGGAAGGTGACTTCACGCGGCTCGCCACGATCGTCGATCCCTTCATCGAGACGGTCGGTGGCCTGTCGGGTCTCATCATCGATGCGCCGAAGTTCCCGGGCTGGGAGAGCTTCGGCGCGATGGTCACCCACATCCGCTTCGTTCGTGACCATCACAAGGACGTCAAGAAGATCGCCGTCGTCACCGATTCCCACCTGGGGGACGTCGCAGAGTATCTGGCGATCCACTTCATCTCGGCTGAGATCCGACACTTCCCCGCCGGAGACGTCGAGGCCGCACGTCAGTGGATCACCGCGGGCTGA
- a CDS encoding bifunctional methionine sulfoxide reductase B/A protein, which yields MAKTYDKNPAAVNALSPEQYQVTQKNGTERPFTGEYWDNHEPGIYVDVVSGEPLFASTDKFESGSGWPSFTQPIREPNGTAHVVEKRDFSHLMLRTEVRSNNGDSHLGHVFKDGPREAGGLRYCINSASLRFIHLDDLEAEGYGEYTTLFTNSGGTGMTTKTAILAGGCFWGMQDLIRKQPGVVSTRVGYTGGKNANPNYRNHPGHAEAIEITYDPAQTDYRALLEFFFQIHDPTTKDRQGNDVGSSYRSAIFYSDDDQKAVALDTIADVDASGLWPGKVVTEVTPAVDFWQAEPEHQDYLEKFPNGYTCHFPRAGWKLPRRETASQ from the coding sequence GTGGCGAAGACCTACGACAAGAACCCAGCGGCAGTGAACGCCCTCTCGCCGGAGCAGTACCAGGTGACCCAGAAGAACGGCACCGAGCGGCCGTTCACCGGCGAGTACTGGGACAACCACGAGCCCGGTATCTACGTCGACGTGGTATCCGGTGAGCCCCTGTTCGCCTCCACCGACAAGTTCGAGAGCGGGTCGGGCTGGCCGAGTTTCACTCAGCCCATTCGTGAGCCGAACGGCACGGCCCACGTCGTCGAGAAGCGCGACTTCAGCCACCTGATGCTGCGTACCGAGGTCCGCTCGAACAATGGCGACAGCCATCTCGGGCACGTGTTCAAGGACGGCCCGCGGGAGGCAGGAGGGTTGCGCTACTGCATCAACTCCGCTTCTCTGAGATTCATCCATCTCGACGACCTCGAAGCCGAGGGTTACGGCGAGTACACGACGCTCTTCACCAATTCAGGAGGCACAGGCATGACTACCAAGACCGCGATCCTGGCAGGCGGCTGCTTCTGGGGCATGCAGGATCTGATCCGCAAGCAACCCGGTGTCGTGTCGACGCGCGTCGGCTACACCGGCGGCAAGAACGCCAACCCCAACTACCGCAACCATCCGGGGCACGCCGAGGCCATCGAGATCACCTATGACCCGGCGCAGACCGACTATCGCGCGCTGCTCGAGTTCTTCTTCCAGATCCACGATCCGACGACGAAGGACCGCCAGGGCAACGACGTCGGGAGCAGCTACCGGTCGGCGATCTTCTACTCCGATGACGACCAGAAGGCCGTCGCCTTGGACACCATCGCCGACGTGGATGCCTCGGGTCTGTGGCCCGGCAAGGTCGTCACGGAGGTGACTCCGGCGGTCGACTTCTGGCAGGCCGAGCCAGAGCACCAGGACTACCTGGAGAAGTTCCCCAACGGATACACCTGCCACTTCCCGCGGGCGGGCTGGAAGCTGCCGAGGCGCGAGACCGCCTCGCAGTAG
- a CDS encoding thiocyanate hydrolase, with amino-acid sequence MAAKYGVENPVPPWKTSLDGLCDALDRASCEANAPSFKERRDEEDALSSTVYSELPYPENQLVSLAHSLMARGVISEGELRQRISAVRRRLEA; translated from the coding sequence ATGGCCGCGAAGTACGGCGTCGAGAATCCCGTGCCGCCGTGGAAGACCAGCCTCGACGGCCTCTGCGATGCGCTGGACCGGGCCTCGTGTGAGGCGAACGCACCGAGTTTCAAGGAGCGACGCGACGAGGAGGACGCGCTGTCGTCGACGGTGTACTCCGAGCTTCCCTACCCGGAGAACCAGCTGGTGTCGTTGGCCCATTCCCTGATGGCGCGGGGAGTCATCTCCGAAGGCGAACTACGGCAGCGGATTTCAGCCGTCCGCCGCCGGCTCGAGGCCTGA
- a CDS encoding heme-binding protein: protein MSSPTHSVRRALATAIGAGAIAGATLVVAGPSAFADPPPPVPGCSVGDFEQITAGVAAATSVYMFTHPDVNAFFSSLKGEPREQSRDQAVTYLDANPQTKAELAGIRQPLHDMKMRCQ, encoded by the coding sequence ATGTCGTCACCAACGCATTCCGTGCGCCGCGCACTAGCCACCGCGATTGGAGCCGGTGCGATCGCGGGAGCGACGCTCGTCGTCGCTGGCCCGTCCGCGTTCGCCGACCCACCGCCGCCGGTCCCCGGGTGTTCGGTAGGGGACTTCGAGCAGATCACCGCCGGGGTAGCTGCGGCCACCTCGGTGTACATGTTCACCCATCCCGACGTCAATGCGTTCTTCTCCAGCCTCAAGGGTGAGCCGCGGGAGCAGAGTCGCGACCAGGCGGTCACCTACCTCGACGCCAACCCGCAGACGAAAGCCGAGCTCGCCGGAATCCGGCAGCCCCTTCATGACATGAAGATGCGTTGCCAGTAA
- a CDS encoding nuclear transport factor 2 family protein, with product MTGTTFGRDELTAAFAGFEATVARAAQTRDWDPWVDQYTDDITYVEHAAGTMHGREQVRPWIWKTMENFPGSYMTSFPSLWTVIDEATNRVLCELDNPMRDPGDGTIISATNISIVTYAGDGKWCRQEDVYNPLRFVSATVKWCKKAEELGTLPDEAAAWMRRFGGGS from the coding sequence GTGACGGGCACCACCTTCGGCCGCGACGAGCTGACCGCGGCATTCGCCGGCTTCGAGGCCACGGTGGCCCGGGCCGCCCAGACGCGCGACTGGGATCCCTGGGTTGACCAGTACACCGACGACATCACCTACGTCGAGCACGCGGCGGGCACGATGCACGGGCGCGAGCAGGTACGCCCCTGGATCTGGAAGACGATGGAGAACTTCCCCGGCAGCTACATGACGTCGTTCCCATCGCTGTGGACGGTGATCGACGAGGCCACCAACCGCGTGCTCTGCGAGCTGGACAACCCCATGCGCGACCCCGGCGACGGGACGATCATCAGCGCCACCAACATCTCGATCGTCACCTACGCCGGCGACGGCAAGTGGTGTCGGCAGGAAGACGTCTACAACCCACTGCGGTTCGTGTCGGCGACGGTGAAGTGGTGCAAGAAGGCCGAGGAGCTGGGCACGCTGCCCGACGAGGCCGCCGCGTGGATGCGCCGGTTCGGGGGCGGTTCGTGA
- a CDS encoding TetR family transcriptional regulator — protein MSDPARESTRRRLTAKQADTVERLGRAAVDILHRDGFAGLTVRRVAAEAGVGAATAYTYFSSKEHLVAEVFWRRLAGAPPVPHESDDRATRVIDVLQHISLLVADEPEFAGAVTTALLGRDPDVEALRQRIGLDIRARLVAALGPEVDEDVIDSLEMLYSGALVRAGMGYASYEEIVQRLEKSARLILH, from the coding sequence GTGTCCGATCCGGCTCGGGAGTCGACTCGGCGCCGTCTGACCGCAAAGCAGGCCGACACCGTGGAACGCCTCGGTCGAGCCGCCGTCGACATCCTGCACCGGGATGGATTCGCCGGCCTCACCGTGCGTCGCGTCGCCGCCGAGGCGGGCGTGGGAGCCGCCACCGCCTACACCTACTTCTCGTCGAAGGAACACCTCGTCGCCGAGGTGTTCTGGCGCAGGCTCGCCGGAGCGCCACCGGTTCCCCACGAGTCCGACGATCGGGCGACCCGCGTCATCGACGTCCTGCAGCACATCTCGCTCCTGGTCGCCGACGAGCCGGAGTTCGCCGGAGCCGTGACCACCGCGCTGCTCGGCCGCGATCCCGACGTCGAGGCGCTGCGTCAGAGGATCGGCCTCGACATCAGGGCGCGGTTGGTCGCGGCGCTGGGCCCGGAGGTCGACGAGGACGTCATCGACTCGCTGGAGATGCTGTACTCCGGCGCGCTGGTGCGGGCGGGGATGGGCTACGCCTCCTACGAGGAGATCGTGCAGCGCTTGGAGAAGTCGGCGCGCCTCATCCTGCACTAG
- a CDS encoding cytochrome P450: MSETTIAGPSRGSAVDGAAAVHMPPRSGLPSVVEAAGFVLSRRRMVEHMTRRHGGVFRLKVPVFGNMVTVADPQIAKQLFAANTDDVGNIQPNLSRILGSGSVFALDGSEHKRRRKLLTPPFHGKSIKNYEVIFEEETLRESASWPEGQQFESLEPMMRITLNAILRAVFGADGEQLDDLRRIIPPWVTLGSKLAVLPSPSRTYGRLSPWGRLAAYRRDYDAIVDRLIDTVKADPHFDDRDDVLTLLLQSSYEDGSAMSRRDIADELLTLLAAGHETTAATLAWVLERVSRHPEVLRLLESEAATEGNEYRQATILETQRARTVIDFAGRHVYAPTFELGEWVIPRGYSIFVAIDHIHSRAEDFDDPKRFDPQRFMGKRPSVSAFIPFGGGTRRCVGAAFANVEMDVVLRTVLRHFAIETTTAPDEKVHSRGVAYTPKAGGRVVLHRRPTPLA, encoded by the coding sequence ATGAGCGAAACGACGATCGCAGGACCATCTCGCGGATCCGCGGTGGACGGCGCCGCTGCCGTGCACATGCCGCCGCGGTCAGGCCTGCCCAGCGTCGTCGAGGCGGCCGGGTTCGTGCTGTCGCGCCGCCGCATGGTCGAGCACATGACGCGTCGCCACGGCGGGGTCTTCCGCCTCAAGGTGCCGGTGTTCGGCAACATGGTGACCGTTGCCGACCCGCAGATCGCCAAGCAGCTGTTCGCCGCCAACACCGATGACGTCGGCAACATCCAGCCGAACCTGAGTCGCATCCTCGGTTCGGGTTCGGTGTTCGCGCTCGACGGCTCGGAGCACAAGCGGCGTCGCAAGCTGCTCACGCCGCCGTTCCACGGCAAGAGCATCAAGAACTACGAGGTGATCTTCGAAGAGGAGACGCTGCGGGAATCGGCGTCATGGCCCGAGGGGCAGCAGTTCGAGTCGCTCGAGCCCATGATGCGGATCACGCTGAACGCCATCCTGCGCGCCGTGTTCGGTGCCGACGGCGAGCAGTTGGACGACCTGCGGCGGATCATCCCACCGTGGGTGACCCTTGGCTCGAAACTAGCCGTGCTGCCGTCACCGTCGCGCACCTACGGGCGTCTGAGCCCGTGGGGCCGGCTCGCGGCCTACCGGCGCGACTACGACGCGATCGTCGACCGGCTGATCGACACGGTCAAGGCCGACCCCCACTTCGACGACCGGGATGACGTCCTGACGCTGCTGCTGCAAAGCTCCTACGAGGACGGCTCGGCGATGTCGCGCCGTGACATCGCCGACGAACTGCTGACCCTGCTGGCGGCCGGACACGAGACGACCGCCGCCACGCTGGCCTGGGTGCTGGAGCGGGTCTCGAGGCATCCGGAAGTGTTGCGCCTCCTCGAATCCGAAGCCGCGACCGAGGGCAACGAGTACCGCCAGGCCACGATCCTCGAGACGCAGCGGGCGCGCACCGTCATCGACTTCGCCGGGCGGCACGTGTATGCGCCGACGTTCGAATTGGGTGAGTGGGTGATCCCCCGGGGGTACTCGATCTTCGTCGCGATCGACCACATCCATTCCCGCGCAGAGGATTTCGACGACCCGAAACGCTTCGACCCGCAACGCTTCATGGGCAAGCGGCCGTCGGTCTCGGCGTTCATCCCGTTCGGTGGCGGTACCCGCCGCTGTGTGGGAGCGGCGTTCGCCAATGTGGAGATGGACGTCGTCCTACGAACGGTGTTGCGCCACTTCGCGATCGAGACGACGACCGCACCCGACGAGAAGGTCCACTCACGCGGAGTGGCCTACACGCCGAAGGCCGGCGGGCGCGTGGTGCTGCACCGTCGGCCGACGCCGCTCGCCTAG
- a CDS encoding alpha/beta fold hydrolase, producing the protein MNVLPAMAVGMALAFNMALVTAPSASADDVAGLVDIGGGRSLYLNCQGNAPPGSPTVFVIPGKGSYAEAWNAAVPPDDPIRSSPYDVIDQAQLALDPESAQPIVAQTTRICVYDRPNTRPDGTELSTPVPQPHTLQSDVDDVVRLVDAAQLPTPMVFVAHSYGGLILDLLARQHPDLVSGLVFSEPTSEFIWGIGTPEKDAAFDADGRAGPAGDEAILAEDAFAAIADAPPLPRVPAIVLSAEKFPAPSTLKPDNYTQAQIRQSNDMLAAALGTTNVVIPGTGHNQMLYEPRAIADEIMTVVDEVRTGN; encoded by the coding sequence ATGAACGTCTTGCCAGCGATGGCAGTCGGTATGGCCCTCGCCTTCAACATGGCGTTGGTCACGGCCCCCAGCGCCTCGGCGGACGACGTCGCGGGGCTCGTCGACATCGGCGGCGGCCGCAGCCTCTATCTGAACTGCCAGGGCAACGCCCCTCCTGGCTCACCCACCGTGTTCGTCATCCCGGGCAAGGGCAGCTACGCCGAAGCCTGGAATGCGGCCGTTCCGCCCGATGACCCGATCCGCTCGTCGCCCTACGACGTCATCGACCAGGCGCAGTTAGCGCTCGACCCGGAGTCCGCCCAACCGATCGTGGCCCAGACGACGCGGATCTGCGTCTACGACCGGCCCAACACCCGGCCCGACGGCACCGAGCTGTCCACGCCGGTGCCGCAGCCGCACACCCTGCAATCCGACGTCGACGACGTGGTCCGCCTCGTCGACGCCGCGCAGCTTCCGACGCCGATGGTGTTCGTCGCGCATTCCTACGGCGGACTGATCCTCGACCTGCTCGCGCGCCAGCACCCGGACCTGGTCAGCGGGCTGGTGTTCTCTGAACCCACCTCGGAGTTCATCTGGGGCATCGGAACGCCCGAAAAGGACGCGGCGTTCGACGCCGACGGCCGCGCGGGCCCCGCCGGCGACGAGGCGATCCTGGCCGAGGACGCCTTCGCGGCCATCGCCGACGCCCCACCCTTGCCTCGCGTGCCGGCGATCGTGCTGAGCGCGGAGAAGTTCCCGGCGCCGTCGACGCTGAAGCCGGACAACTACACCCAGGCGCAGATCCGTCAGTCGAACGACATGCTGGCCGCGGCCCTCGGCACGACGAACGTCGTGATTCCGGGCACCGGCCACAACCAGATGCTGTACGAACCTCGGGCCATTGCTGACGAGATCATGACGGTGGTCGACGAGGTCCGTACCGGGAACTAA
- a CDS encoding TetR/AcrR family transcriptional regulator, with protein MSSGPPAADADTTEAAGATAFRRRLLDGLAGSIAERGYRATTVADVVRSAKTSKRTFYDEFASKEECFIELLSANNDDMIARITTAVDAEAAPDDQVRAAVEAYVEHIESRPAMTLSWIREAPALGDLARPLNRLAMQHLTDMLVDISTSPGFVDAGLQPISRQLALILLGGLRELTALLVEDDRDVRGVVEPAVTAARALLGLPSAG; from the coding sequence TTGAGCAGCGGGCCTCCTGCCGCGGACGCGGACACCACGGAGGCCGCGGGTGCCACCGCATTCCGGCGCCGCCTCCTCGACGGCCTCGCCGGTTCCATCGCCGAGCGTGGCTACCGTGCGACCACCGTCGCCGACGTCGTCCGTAGCGCCAAGACCTCCAAGCGCACCTTCTACGACGAGTTCGCCAGCAAGGAGGAGTGCTTCATCGAACTGTTGTCGGCCAACAACGACGACATGATCGCCCGCATCACGACGGCAGTCGACGCCGAGGCCGCACCCGATGACCAGGTACGCGCCGCGGTCGAGGCCTACGTCGAGCACATCGAGTCACGGCCCGCCATGACGTTGAGCTGGATTCGCGAGGCACCCGCGCTGGGCGATCTGGCCCGACCGCTGAATCGGCTTGCGATGCAACACCTCACCGACATGCTCGTCGACATCAGTACCAGTCCCGGGTTCGTCGACGCTGGGCTGCAGCCGATTTCGCGACAGCTCGCCCTCATCCTGCTGGGCGGACTCCGCGAGCTCACCGCACTCCTCGTGGAGGACGACCGAGACGTCCGGGGTGTCGTCGAGCCCGCGGTCACCGCGGCGCGCGCCCTCCTCGGCCTGCCTAGTGCAGGATGA
- a CDS encoding SH3-like domain-containing protein — protein MSNAAERATQLELVARLKSSYPELPDAPTPDLVDHGRFVAYTKPVHDVGGEPDAPMKYENKGYEYWEHMTYVMCEVLAWRGIWLSEERRRIGNVDVQRAMYLGLPYYGRWLLSVARVLVEKHHIGLTELSERMAEVQDRYAGGLAGKTLAAHPRFQGDGSQVKRNSHIVHARGKGDPQVYAGKADEPKFSVGDPVVVRELPVLFYTRTPEYVRGARGEIAAVAYESPAAEDETWDIPDAKPEWFYVVQFSMAELWDDFNGPATDSLRTEIPERWLQAAN, from the coding sequence ATGAGCAACGCGGCTGAACGTGCCACCCAACTGGAACTCGTCGCGCGGCTGAAGTCGTCGTACCCCGAGCTTCCCGACGCACCTACCCCCGACCTCGTCGACCACGGCCGGTTCGTCGCGTACACGAAGCCCGTGCACGACGTCGGTGGTGAGCCCGACGCGCCGATGAAGTACGAGAACAAGGGTTACGAGTACTGGGAGCACATGACCTACGTGATGTGCGAAGTCCTTGCCTGGCGCGGCATCTGGTTGTCCGAGGAGCGGCGACGCATTGGCAACGTCGACGTGCAGCGCGCCATGTATCTCGGCCTTCCGTACTACGGCCGATGGCTGCTATCGGTGGCACGCGTGCTGGTCGAGAAGCATCACATCGGATTGACCGAGCTCTCCGAGCGGATGGCCGAAGTCCAGGATCGCTACGCCGGCGGGCTCGCGGGCAAGACCCTGGCGGCGCACCCCCGGTTCCAAGGCGACGGATCTCAGGTCAAGCGCAACAGCCACATCGTGCACGCTCGAGGCAAGGGTGATCCGCAGGTCTATGCCGGCAAGGCGGACGAGCCCAAGTTCAGCGTGGGCGACCCGGTCGTCGTACGTGAGCTGCCGGTGCTGTTCTATACGCGCACACCCGAATACGTGCGCGGCGCACGGGGTGAGATCGCCGCCGTGGCCTACGAGAGCCCTGCGGCCGAAGACGAGACCTGGGACATCCCCGACGCCAAACCGGAGTGGTTCTACGTCGTGCAGTTCAGCATGGCCGAGCTGTGGGACGACTTCAACGGTCCGGCCACCGACAGCCTCCGCACCGAGATCCCCGAGCGCTGGCTGCAAGCCGCCAACTGA